A portion of the Bacillus thuringiensis genome contains these proteins:
- the mgtA gene encoding magnesium-translocating P-type ATPase, producing the protein MLRSNKKYFYNQEILSKNYKMLIEIAKSDVESTLDFFKTTSQGLSYEEATKRLEVYGENKVVSQKRIKWYITLFNSFRSPFISLLIILGMLSFFTNDIKGTIIVGIMVTLSVLIRFIQEIHSQKSIERLKNLVYEKVTVLRKGNIPYKENKRTLLEESGKVQIGLEDLVPGDIIELSAGNIVPADVRIISSENLLVNQSSLTGEALPVEKSNQYFHMYKKRKIRKIQNLIELENLCFMGTHIISGTAKVIVVGTGTDTYFGSIAKNQVKLNKKSDSKFDKGVSKVSWLLIKFMIIMPPIVMIIHGGINGNWYEAFLFAIAIAIGLTPEMLPMIVTANLAKGSINMSKKKVLVKQLSSIHNLGAMDILCTDKTGTLTENKMDLVRHTDTNGEKSDEVLRLAYINSYFHTNYKNEIDLSVIRYVKDSSKYDLSQHSKIDECLFDFDRRRVSVVIEKKANERIMLCKGAVREVVSICSFIKENNKIIPITDEIQRRNKHLIELWQEQGMRVVAVAYKQLNNDKVGSYSINDELDMILVGYVGFLNPPKQSAIAALHTLQKKGVQVKILTGDNESVTRNVCRKMGLYIGEPVLGYEIDSLPDKVLGKLASKTSVFAKLNPSQKFRIIKALQMNGHTVGFMGDGINDVFALKQSDVGVSIHTADDIVKESSDIILIEKDLHVLEDAIVEGRTTFGNILKYIKMTASSNFGNVLSLLIASAFLPFLPMLPIQILCQNLLYNLSQLSIPWDKVDNEFLVKPRSWDTKDLFRFIIFIGPVSSVFDIIIFIVMWNVFGANIPEMQSLFQTGWFVVGLLTQLLIVHMIRTQHIPFLQSTAARPVLILTGLVMFIGISLPFTSLSNQIGLTPLPFYYFLWLLGILTMYALVTQFIKRIYIRKFNRWL; encoded by the coding sequence TTGTTGAGATCTAATAAAAAATATTTTTATAATCAGGAAATATTAAGCAAAAATTATAAAATGCTAATTGAAATTGCAAAAAGTGATGTTGAATCAACGTTAGATTTTTTTAAAACAACGTCTCAAGGGCTGTCTTACGAGGAAGCTACTAAGAGGCTTGAAGTGTATGGAGAAAATAAAGTAGTTTCTCAAAAAAGAATAAAATGGTATATAACATTATTTAATTCTTTTAGAAGTCCGTTTATTTCTCTTCTAATTATATTAGGGATGTTATCTTTTTTTACCAATGATATAAAAGGTACTATTATTGTGGGAATCATGGTGACGTTAAGCGTATTAATTCGGTTCATACAAGAAATTCATTCTCAGAAGTCTATAGAAAGATTAAAAAATCTTGTATATGAAAAGGTAACTGTTCTCAGGAAGGGAAATATTCCTTATAAAGAAAATAAGAGAACTTTATTGGAGGAAAGTGGAAAGGTACAAATTGGTCTTGAGGATCTTGTACCAGGGGATATTATAGAATTATCTGCTGGAAATATTGTGCCTGCAGATGTACGAATTATCTCATCAGAAAATTTACTGGTAAATCAATCATCCCTAACAGGAGAAGCATTGCCCGTTGAAAAATCAAATCAGTATTTCCATATGTACAAAAAACGTAAAATTAGAAAAATCCAAAATCTAATTGAATTAGAAAATCTCTGTTTTATGGGAACTCATATTATAAGTGGTACAGCAAAAGTAATAGTTGTAGGTACTGGAACAGATACTTACTTTGGTTCAATAGCAAAGAATCAGGTTAAGCTGAACAAGAAATCTGATTCTAAATTCGATAAAGGGGTAAGCAAAGTTAGTTGGCTATTAATTAAATTTATGATCATCATGCCTCCTATTGTCATGATAATCCATGGGGGTATTAATGGGAATTGGTATGAGGCTTTTTTATTTGCAATTGCTATAGCAATTGGACTCACTCCAGAAATGCTTCCAATGATTGTAACAGCTAATTTAGCTAAAGGCTCTATTAATATGAGTAAAAAAAAGGTACTGGTAAAACAACTATCTTCTATTCATAATCTTGGAGCTATGGATATTCTCTGTACTGACAAAACAGGCACGTTGACAGAAAATAAGATGGATTTGGTACGCCATACAGATACAAATGGAGAGAAGTCGGATGAGGTTTTAAGATTAGCGTATATAAATAGTTACTTCCATACAAATTATAAAAATGAAATTGATTTATCAGTTATACGTTATGTAAAAGATAGTAGTAAATATGATCTGTCTCAACACTCCAAAATAGATGAATGTCTATTTGATTTTGATAGAAGAAGAGTTTCAGTTGTTATAGAAAAAAAAGCTAACGAACGAATAATGCTTTGTAAAGGTGCAGTTAGAGAAGTTGTATCAATTTGTAGTTTTATAAAAGAAAATAATAAGATAATTCCTATTACAGATGAAATCCAGCGTAGAAATAAACATCTAATTGAACTCTGGCAAGAGCAGGGGATGCGAGTTGTTGCAGTTGCATATAAGCAATTAAATAATGATAAAGTGGGAAGTTATTCTATAAATGATGAATTAGATATGATACTCGTTGGATATGTAGGTTTTTTAAATCCACCCAAACAATCGGCTATCGCTGCACTTCATACTCTACAAAAGAAAGGAGTACAAGTGAAAATTTTAACAGGTGATAACGAGTCCGTGACAAGAAATGTATGTAGGAAAATGGGCTTGTATATAGGAGAACCAGTACTGGGTTATGAAATTGATAGTCTTCCTGATAAGGTATTAGGAAAACTTGCAAGTAAAACAAGTGTGTTCGCAAAACTAAATCCTAGTCAAAAATTCCGTATTATAAAGGCACTTCAAATGAATGGTCATACAGTTGGGTTTATGGGGGATGGAATTAACGATGTGTTTGCCTTAAAACAGTCTGACGTTGGTGTATCTATCCATACAGCAGATGATATTGTTAAAGAGAGTTCAGATATTATACTTATAGAAAAAGACTTACATGTTTTAGAAGATGCTATAGTGGAAGGACGGACAACGTTTGGAAATATACTGAAGTATATTAAGATGACAGCAAGTTCAAATTTTGGAAATGTATTAAGTTTATTAATTGCTAGTGCATTTCTTCCTTTTCTTCCAATGCTACCAATTCAAATATTATGTCAAAACTTACTATATAATCTATCCCAACTTTCAATTCCGTGGGATAAAGTAGACAATGAATTTTTAGTAAAACCAAGAAGTTGGGATACAAAAGATTTATTTCGTTTTATTATTTTTATTGGGCCGGTAAGTAGTGTTTTTGATATAATCATTTTTATCGTAATGTGGAATGTATTTGGTGCAAATATTCCTGAGATGCAATCCTTATTCCAAACGGGTTGGTTCGTAGTAGGGTTATTAACACAATTATTAATTGTGCATATGATTCGTACTCAACATATCCCTTTCCTACAAAGTACGGCTGCTAGGCCAGTTTTGATACTTACAGGCTTAGTTATGTTTATAGGGATTTCCCTTCCATTTACCAGTTTAAGTAATCAAATTGGTTTAACTCCACTTCCATTTTATTATTTTCTGTGGTTATTGGGAATTTTAACAATGTATGCTCTAGTTACTCAATTTATAAAGAGAATATACATTAGGAAGTTTAATCGGTGGCTATAA
- a CDS encoding PH domain-containing protein — MQNILDQAQTILSSDEKVLDFLHGFLDVFEFRHPVRPGVLIATNKRLFFYGPDLVGDPWVNEYFYENISKLKEKKNLFSVPSILFWNKNERVGIRNIQSKNLSEFIQIIRDKIIND; from the coding sequence ATGCAAAATATTTTAGACCAAGCCCAGACAATATTATCTTCAGATGAAAAAGTTCTAGATTTTTTACATGGATTTTTAGACGTTTTTGAATTTAGGCATCCTGTACGCCCTGGAGTATTAATTGCTACAAATAAAAGATTATTTTTTTACGGTCCTGATTTAGTTGGTGATCCATGGGTTAATGAATATTTTTATGAAAATATATCAAAACTGAAGGAAAAAAAGAATTTATTTAGTGTACCCAGTATACTTTTTTGGAATAAAAACGAAAGAGTGGGCATCAGAAATATTCAAAGCAAAAATCTTAGCGAATTTATACAGATAATTCGGGATAAAATAATCAACGACTAA
- a CDS encoding ArsR/SmtB family transcription factor: MTSTVLESKKTNITEEDVEILKIMAHPIRLRIVNELSKHNTFNVSQLTKILEIPQSSVSQHLSKMKGKVLKAERKGLEIYYSIRNNKATQIVGILGY; the protein is encoded by the coding sequence ATGACAAGCACCGTACTGGAATCAAAAAAAACTAATATTACTGAAGAAGATGTTGAAATTTTAAAAATAATGGCGCATCCAATTCGTTTACGTATTGTAAACGAGCTAAGCAAACATAATACTTTTAATGTTTCACAGCTAACAAAAATTTTAGAGATACCCCAATCATCTGTTTCACAACATTTATCGAAAATGAAGGGTAAAGTACTAAAAGCTGAACGTAAAGGCTTAGAAATTTATTATTCCATTCGTAATAACAAAGCAACTCAAATTGTCGGCATACTTGGATATTAA
- a CDS encoding PH domain-containing protein: MLNNNVLDELFNEVAYEDESYFYYFYTMKMAATSEYIKFGPGAFLENQHQVICFTNKRIMMLELNPLTGKFNGKKIIIDIEDVEGIKVKRGLIKSKVIVTLKNNKGDIVMNPIFRLNTDRFFDYDINITNRGTSIRNRKSNLIINIKEIHSLYYRKITLPNLDSYESKYWTLMQREMLSIVEGIAETAGNFALTRPSVLRKADNKIVQMKLAEEIGFTLPQSLITNSNQAATSFCKENNTSIVKPLSAGRIIEKNKIGIIQTNLVEANENIQGLELSPAYFQDYIPKDTEIRLTIVGNKLFGANIKSTNQVDWRKNDALLEYKPIDIPDKIAKMCLEMMGKLEIKFAAFDFIIRNGDCIFLELNANGQWLWLEDILEFDISNKIINYLLGEPV; this comes from the coding sequence ATGTTAAACAATAATGTATTAGATGAACTATTTAATGAGGTAGCATATGAAGATGAATCGTATTTTTATTATTTTTACACTATGAAAATGGCGGCAACATCAGAATATATTAAATTTGGTCCTGGTGCATTTTTAGAAAATCAACACCAAGTGATTTGCTTTACTAATAAGAGGATAATGATGCTTGAATTGAATCCGTTAACTGGTAAGTTTAATGGCAAAAAGATAATAATTGATATTGAAGATGTAGAGGGAATTAAAGTAAAAAGAGGGCTAATAAAGTCTAAAGTTATTGTTACATTAAAAAATAACAAAGGGGATATTGTTATGAATCCAATTTTCAGATTAAATACAGATAGATTTTTTGACTATGATATAAATATTACAAATAGGGGCACCTCGATTAGAAATAGAAAAAGCAACCTAATTATAAATATTAAAGAAATTCATTCATTGTATTACAGAAAAATAACTCTACCTAATTTAGATAGCTACGAAAGCAAGTATTGGACTCTAATGCAGCGTGAAATGCTGAGTATTGTAGAAGGAATCGCAGAAACAGCTGGTAATTTCGCTTTGACTAGACCTTCAGTATTACGTAAAGCAGATAATAAAATAGTTCAAATGAAATTAGCAGAAGAAATTGGATTTACACTACCTCAATCCTTGATTACAAATTCAAATCAAGCAGCAACCTCCTTTTGTAAGGAAAATAATACATCTATTGTTAAACCCTTATCTGCTGGAAGGATAATTGAAAAAAATAAAATCGGCATCATTCAAACAAACTTAGTAGAAGCAAATGAAAATATTCAAGGTTTAGAATTGTCACCAGCATATTTTCAAGATTATATACCAAAAGATACAGAAATAAGATTAACTATAGTTGGAAATAAATTATTTGGGGCAAACATTAAATCAACTAATCAAGTTGACTGGCGAAAAAATGATGCCTTATTAGAATATAAACCAATCGATATACCAGATAAAATCGCAAAAATGTGTTTAGAAATGATGGGAAAGTTAGAAATAAAATTTGCAGCTTTCGATTTTATTATACGAAATGGAGACTGTATTTTTCTTGAATTAAATGCCAATGGTCAATGGCTTTGGCTAGAGGATATATTGGAATTCGATATATCGAATAAAATTATAAATTATTTGTTAGGGGAACCTGTCTAA
- a CDS encoding IS6 family transposase, whose protein sequence is MEKENIFKWKHYQPDIIVLAVRWYLRDNLSLRDLVEMFEERGLSLVHTTIMRWVHQYGPELNERIRKHLKRTNDSWRVDETYIKIKGENMYLYRAVDSKGGTLNFYLSNKRDAQATKRFLKKTLASYHVTKPRVITVDGDKAYPVAIRELKNEKSIPHGMPLRVKKYLNNMIEQDHRFIKKRIWNMLGLKSLRTATKMIAGIEAMHMVKKGQLKLREQSVKNQNIFIQHLFGLNV, encoded by the coding sequence ATGGAAAAAGAAAATATATTCAAATGGAAACATTATCAGCCTGATATCATTGTATTAGCGGTACGTTGGTACCTACGGGACAACCTCAGTCTTCGTGATTTAGTGGAAATGTTCGAAGAAAGAGGATTATCCTTGGTCCATACAACGATTATGCGATGGGTTCATCAATATGGACCTGAATTAAATGAGCGTATTCGAAAACATTTGAAACGAACAAATGATTCCTGGAGAGTAGATGAAACATATATCAAAATCAAAGGTGAAAACATGTACTTATACCGTGCTGTTGATTCCAAGGGAGGCACGCTTAATTTTTATTTGAGTAATAAACGAGATGCGCAGGCTACCAAGCGTTTTCTAAAGAAAACATTGGCTTCTTATCATGTCACAAAACCTCGTGTAATAACTGTGGATGGTGATAAAGCCTATCCCGTTGCGATACGGGAATTAAAAAATGAAAAAAGCATACCACATGGTATGCCACTTCGAGTGAAAAAATATTTAAATAATATGATTGAGCAAGACCATCGGTTTATCAAAAAACGAATCTGGAACATGCTTGGATTAAAATCATTACGAACCGCTACAAAAATGATTGCTGGAATAGAGGCCATGCATATGGTCAAAAAAGGACAACTCAAATTAAGGGAGCAGTCTGTCAAAAATCAGAATATATTTATCCAGCACTTGTTTGGATTGAACGTATAA